One stretch of bacterium DNA includes these proteins:
- a CDS encoding serine/threonine-protein kinase, whose amino-acid sequence MEDFKLERVLGSGGFGKTYLAEVLNPSLKKEWGDYVAIKIPQDKEKEELLKREFLMNASIVLKLKNVGECPNIVQFLGISKYKGYYIMIMEYVDGRSLKDIKMPVSCECGLSIIDDILYGLVHLHKAGILHRDIKPSNILLTKDNRAKICDFGIAKLTTKNEKLLSRTGSYAYVPKERLKGEREEFSSDIYSVGITLYELLTGNSPFLGNSPGETVKNILDKEAIPPIFLNRKIGENLNKIVIVSIAKDPKLRFQKAEDFLNVIRAYRKDGINRDTYIEKEITEKPKPKMFVATGEWNEK is encoded by the coding sequence ATGGAAGATTTTAAATTAGAAAGGGTTTTAGGAAGCGGAGGATTTGGAAAGACATACCTTGCAGAGGTTTTAAATCCAAGCCTTAAAAAGGAATGGGGGGATTATGTTGCAATAAAAATTCCACAAGATAAAGAAAAGGAGGAATTATTAAAAAGGGAGTTTTTAATGAATGCAAGCATTGTCTTAAAGCTAAAGAATGTAGGAGAATGTCCAAATATTGTTCAATTCCTTGGCATTTCAAAATATAAAGGCTATTATATAATGATTATGGAATATGTAGACGGAAGAAGCCTAAAGGATATAAAAATGCCTGTTTCTTGTGAATGTGGGCTTTCAATCATAGATGATATCCTTTATGGTCTTGTTCATCTTCACAAAGCAGGTATTCTCCACAGGGATATAAAGCCATCAAACATCCTTCTTACAAAGGATAATAGGGCAAAGATATGCGATTTTGGGATAGCAAAGCTTACAACAAAGAATGAAAAGCTTCTTTCAAGGACAGGTTCTTATGCCTATGTTCCTAAAGAGAGGTTAAAGGGAGAAAGGGAGGAATTTTCATCTGATATATACTCTGTTGGAATAACCCTTTATGAGCTTCTTACAGGAAATAGCCCATTTTTGGGAAATAGCCCGGGAGAAACTGTAAAAAATATTTTAGATAAAGAGGCAATACCGCCAATATTTCTAAATAGAAAAATAGGAGAAAACCTAAATAAAATTGTTATTGTATCCATAGCAAAAGACCCAAAATTAAGGTTTCAAAAGGCAGAGGATTTCCTTAATGTAATAAGGGCTTATAGAAAAGATGGAATAAATAGGGATACATACATAGAGAAGGAGATAACAGAAAAGCCAAAACCGAAGATGTTTGTTGCAACAGGAGAATGGAATGAAAAATAA